Proteins encoded together in one Thermococcus gammatolerans EJ3 window:
- the galU gene encoding UTP--glucose-1-phosphate uridylyltransferase GalU, with the protein MRVRKAVIPAAGLGTRMLPITKSMPKEMLPIVDKPVIHYVVEEAIKAGIDDILIITGKGKRAIEDYFDRSFELEFYLREKGKFEELKQIEEIGEMVDIYYVRQKKPLGLGDAILHAEKHVNGEPFAVLLGDDIIVSEKPGIKQLIEIAERREAPVIGVERVPWELVSRYGIVDGEPLGDGVYQVKHLVEKPSPQEAPSNVAIIGRYVLTPEVFDALRETPPGRGGELQLTDALQELLSSQNIFAKEIKGERYDVGSKLGFVIANIELSLKRGELREELLTFLKNLLREVSDE; encoded by the coding sequence GTGAGGGTTAGGAAGGCAGTAATACCAGCAGCTGGCCTCGGTACGAGAATGCTACCCATAACCAAGTCGATGCCCAAGGAAATGCTGCCGATAGTTGACAAACCTGTCATCCACTACGTTGTTGAAGAGGCAATCAAAGCCGGAATCGACGACATTCTCATCATAACCGGAAAGGGAAAGCGTGCCATAGAGGACTACTTCGACAGAAGCTTCGAGCTGGAGTTCTATCTCCGGGAAAAGGGAAAGTTCGAAGAGCTGAAGCAGATAGAGGAAATTGGCGAGATGGTTGATATCTACTACGTCCGCCAGAAGAAGCCCCTAGGTCTTGGTGATGCGATACTCCACGCAGAAAAACACGTGAACGGAGAGCCCTTTGCTGTCCTCCTTGGAGACGACATCATAGTAAGCGAAAAGCCCGGGATAAAGCAGCTCATCGAGATAGCCGAGCGGAGAGAAGCTCCAGTAATAGGAGTGGAGCGCGTTCCCTGGGAACTTGTAAGCCGGTACGGAATCGTGGACGGGGAACCCTTGGGCGATGGAGTTTACCAAGTGAAACACCTCGTGGAGAAGCCCTCCCCCCAAGAGGCCCCGAGCAACGTTGCAATAATCGGGAGGTACGTCCTGACACCTGAGGTATTCGACGCCCTGAGAGAAACTCCTCCGGGGAGGGGTGGCGAGTTACAGCTCACGGACGCCCTCCAGGAACTTCTATCTAGCCAGAACATCTTCGCTAAGGAGATAAAAGGCGAGAGATATGACGTTGGAAGTAAGCTTGGGTTCGTCATAGCGAACATTGAACTGAGCCTAAAGAGAGGGGAACTGAGAGAGGAGTTGCTAACCTTCCTCAAAAATCTCCTAAGGGAGGTCTCAGATGAGTAG